In one Oikeobacillus pervagus genomic region, the following are encoded:
- a CDS encoding ferritin-like domain-containing protein, with protein sequence MDPYYQYFNAPNEAPINFYDYSYDRKTHDIVSLFQKAINGEYTAIQCYGKIANMAPNPEERNQIIEIKQDEIRHLRQFTQMYTTLTGRKPTPQMTERCPTTYREGLHFSVKDEQETVDFYLDLAEMVSDQKMKQIIQRAAADEQNHAVWFLYYLFRLKR encoded by the coding sequence ATGGATCCCTATTATCAATATTTCAATGCCCCTAATGAAGCCCCAATTAATTTTTATGACTATTCATATGATCGAAAGACCCATGATATTGTGAGTCTTTTTCAAAAAGCCATTAATGGAGAATATACAGCCATTCAATGCTATGGAAAAATCGCCAATATGGCCCCAAATCCGGAAGAGAGAAATCAAATTATCGAAATTAAACAAGATGAAATACGTCATCTACGACAATTCACTCAAATGTATACTACCTTAACCGGACGAAAACCTACTCCACAAATGACAGAACGTTGTCCGACCACTTATCGGGAAGGACTTCATTTCAGTGTAAAAGACGAGCAAGAAACGGTTGATTTCTATCTAGATCTAGCTGAAATGGTATCCGATCAAAAAATGAAACAAATCATTCAAAGAGCAGCCGCTGATGAACAAAATCATGCCGTTTGGTTTTTATATTATTTATTCAGGTTAAAACGCTGA